From Bordetella flabilis, the proteins below share one genomic window:
- a CDS encoding SAM-dependent methyltransferase, whose product MTAAPSAGPSGAGSGPGELHLIPVGLGEAPPDRWLPAEVRALAARLDTYIAENAKTARAFLKQIGTIRPLQEITIHTLTDKTDAAQINAWLRPLRDGGEIGLVSEAGCPAVADPGARVAEVAHGLGLTVRPWVGPSSILLSLMASGLDGQRFAFHGYAPVEPNERIRQLRNWEQVSAREDQTQMLIETPYRNAAMFTALLGCLRGNTRLCVARSLTTADEWVRTRTVADWKTQPAPDLDKKPTLFLYLAR is encoded by the coding sequence GTGACGGCGGCCCCGTCCGCCGGGCCGTCCGGCGCCGGCTCGGGACCCGGCGAACTGCACCTTATTCCGGTGGGCCTCGGCGAAGCGCCCCCTGACCGCTGGCTCCCCGCCGAGGTGCGCGCGCTGGCGGCACGGCTGGATACCTACATCGCCGAAAACGCCAAGACTGCACGCGCTTTCCTGAAGCAGATCGGCACCATCCGCCCCCTCCAGGAAATCACCATCCATACGCTCACGGACAAGACCGACGCCGCGCAGATCAATGCCTGGCTGCGGCCCCTGCGGGATGGTGGCGAGATAGGACTGGTTTCGGAAGCCGGCTGCCCGGCCGTGGCGGACCCGGGCGCGCGCGTGGCGGAAGTCGCCCATGGCCTGGGACTGACGGTGCGGCCCTGGGTGGGACCCTCTTCCATTCTGCTGTCCCTGATGGCCAGCGGCCTGGACGGGCAACGCTTTGCCTTCCACGGATACGCGCCGGTCGAACCCAACGAACGGATACGCCAACTGCGCAACTGGGAACAGGTATCCGCGAGGGAAGACCAGACGCAGATGCTGATCGAGACCCCCTACCGGAACGCCGCCATGTTCACCGCCCTGCTCGGTTGCCTGCGCGGCAATACGCGGCTTTGCGTGGCGCGCTCCCTGACCACCGCCGACGAGTGGGTCCGTACACGCACCGTGGCGGACTGGAAAACGCAGCCGGCGCCAGACCTGGATAAAAAGCCCACCCTGTTCCTCTACCTGGCCCGATGA